From Aliarcobacter butzleri, the proteins below share one genomic window:
- a CDS encoding response regulator transcription factor: protein MINILMIEDDTELANILVDYLKQYDIEVTNYETPELGVSALSLKKYDLIILDLSLPNIDGIEVCRLIRQRYDIPIIISSARSDLDDKIACFSSGADDFMPKPYDTQELILRIQSILKRYNHQALEKEVFLNRKPIFTCNESKMEIYQNDKLLDLTNAEFFILQYLISRAGFVVSRQELLSNVDSIKYESSYKSIDVLIGRVRAKTEENTKNPKYILSIRGVGYKLVNQ from the coding sequence TTGATTAATATTTTGATGATAGAAGATGATACTGAATTAGCAAATATTTTAGTAGATTATTTAAAACAGTATGATATAGAAGTTACAAACTATGAAACTCCTGAACTTGGAGTTTCAGCACTCTCATTAAAAAAATATGATTTAATAATCCTTGATTTATCTCTACCAAATATTGATGGAATAGAAGTTTGTAGATTAATTCGTCAAAGATATGATATTCCTATTATAATATCTTCTGCAAGGTCTGATTTAGATGATAAAATAGCTTGTTTTTCATCTGGAGCAGATGATTTTATGCCTAAACCTTATGACACGCAAGAGCTTATTTTACGAATACAATCTATTTTAAAAAGATATAACCATCAAGCTTTGGAAAAAGAGGTATTTTTAAATAGAAAACCAATTTTTACTTGTAATGAATCAAAAATGGAAATTTATCAAAATGATAAATTATTAGATTTAACAAATGCAGAGTTTTTCATACTTCAATATCTAATCTCAAGAGCTGGATTTGTGGTTTCAAGACAAGAATTATTATCAAATGTTGATTCTATAAAATATGAAAGTTCATACAAAAGCATTGATGTATTAATAGGACGAGTTAGAGCAAAAACAGAAGAAAATACAAAAAATCCAAAATATATTTTATCAATTCGAGGAGTAGGTTATAAACTGGTTAATCAATAA
- a CDS encoding ArsS family sensor histidine kinase encodes MFFQIRLFFISIFLLINTLIILQFLVDNNAYKILEMKRYISTIKTLEELHRKPDISNDEINERIAVFDIKLADISFEELLKSDYKKIKIDKDAPIDIYILNDVKYVHFNPNEDFRKIPPPPILPLQNQRLDEFGESIFFKLRPKPFEILLIDELNEKDFKYFWLVVLFSIDILLLWFFMFIEKKLKPLISLKKDMKNLSNGNLQISTKTDGKDEISQVAKEFDIALKQLKELRDSRNLFLRNIMHEFKTPITKGRLITDIYEDSERKFILIRVFQRLEYLLSEFAKIEELTSGKITLDKRKYYVVDLIEQAFDILLLEEDVIEVEYSHELKIEADFELFSIALKNLIDNAIKYKTEQKPKIIINEDSIQIINKGKELSKDIKEYFKPFNHDYETATSGLGLGLYISNNIIKIHKFELNYIYEDGYHNFFIKII; translated from the coding sequence ATTTTTTTTCAAATTAGGCTTTTTTTTATTTCTATATTTCTTTTAATAAATACTTTGATAATTTTACAATTCTTAGTTGATAATAATGCCTATAAAATATTAGAAATGAAAAGATATATTTCAACAATAAAAACTTTAGAAGAGTTACATAGAAAACCAGATATTTCAAATGATGAAATAAACGAAAGAATAGCTGTTTTTGATATAAAATTAGCTGATATTTCTTTTGAGGAACTTTTAAAATCTGATTATAAAAAAATTAAAATAGACAAAGATGCTCCAATAGATATTTATATTTTAAATGATGTTAAATATGTGCATTTTAATCCAAATGAAGATTTTAGAAAAATACCACCACCTCCTATTCTACCTTTGCAAAATCAACGACTTGATGAATTTGGTGAATCAATTTTTTTTAAATTAAGACCAAAACCTTTTGAAATACTTTTAATTGATGAATTAAATGAAAAAGATTTTAAATATTTCTGGCTAGTTGTACTTTTTTCAATAGATATTTTATTACTTTGGTTTTTTATGTTTATAGAAAAAAAACTAAAACCTTTAATATCTTTAAAAAAAGATATGAAAAATTTATCAAATGGAAATTTACAAATATCTACTAAAACAGATGGAAAAGATGAAATATCACAAGTTGCTAAAGAGTTTGATATTGCTTTAAAACAGTTAAAAGAGCTTAGAGATTCAAGAAATTTATTTTTACGAAATATTATGCATGAATTTAAAACTCCTATAACAAAAGGAAGATTAATTACTGATATTTATGAAGATAGTGAAAGAAAGTTTATTTTAATAAGAGTTTTTCAAAGATTAGAATATTTACTTAGTGAATTTGCAAAAATAGAAGAGTTAACATCTGGAAAAATCACTTTAGATAAACGCAAATATTATGTTGTAGATTTAATAGAACAGGCTTTTGATATTTTATTGTTAGAAGAAGATGTTATAGAAGTTGAGTATTCTCATGAGCTAAAAATAGAAGCTGATTTTGAATTGTTTTCTATTGCTTTAAAAAATTTGATTGATAATGCTATAAAATATAAAACAGAACAAAAACCAAAAATAATCATAAACGAAGATTCTATTCAAATAATAAATAAAGGGAAAGAACTTTCAAAAGATATTAAAGAGTATTTTAAACCCTTTAATCATGATTATGAAACTGCAACAAGTGGCTTAGGATTGGGGCTTTATATCTCAAATAATATTATTAAAATTCATAAATTTGAACTAAATTATATCTATGAAGATGGTTATCATAATTTTTTCATCAAAATAATATAA
- a CDS encoding EF-hand domain-containing protein, which translates to MTVSSYNSVYSSLMSPTSNISKDIVSQNDKDSDSLLSFDELDMEEEQFSAIDADSDGLLSQNEIATAIDNQLSSYSSSGEMPSKEDFESLLSSLGLDMPKPPSSPQADDFSSMIMSNYDSDGDSLLSSSEVSLLSEEEFSSLDTNSDGSISTDELSSAYDEVASNIQSSSSSRPAGGGGGAVASSSDEDEEYDELDTNKDGVVSQAEKDAALGTSSETTTSSTSSMQDTLKMLFDTIKTNSSTSNSEDLKLSSFKNLMQMMNNQTNNTNLNSYVNNLTTKSSSVFNYA; encoded by the coding sequence ATGACAGTATCTTCGTATAATTCAGTATATAGTAGTTTGATGTCTCCTACTAGTAATATTTCAAAAGACATTGTTTCTCAAAATGACAAAGATTCTGATTCATTATTAAGTTTTGATGAATTAGATATGGAAGAAGAACAATTTTCTGCAATTGATGCGGATTCTGATGGTTTATTATCTCAAAATGAAATTGCAACTGCAATAGATAATCAATTATCATCTTATAGTAGCAGTGGAGAAATGCCTTCTAAAGAAGATTTTGAAAGTTTACTTTCTAGTCTTGGTCTTGATATGCCAAAACCACCATCAAGCCCACAAGCAGATGATTTTAGTTCTATGATAATGTCAAATTATGATAGTGATGGAGATTCTCTTCTTAGTTCAAGTGAAGTATCATTATTAAGTGAAGAAGAGTTTTCATCTTTAGATACAAATAGTGATGGTTCTATTTCAACTGATGAATTATCAAGTGCTTATGATGAAGTAGCAAGTAATATACAATCATCATCTTCAAGTCGTCCAGCAGGTGGTGGTGGAGGAGCAGTAGCTTCAAGTAGTGATGAAGATGAAGAGTATGATGAGCTTGATACAAATAAAGATGGTGTTGTTTCTCAAGCTGAAAAAGATGCAGCTTTAGGAACATCAAGTGAAACTACAACAAGTAGTACATCATCTATGCAAGATACTCTAAAAATGTTATTTGATACAATCAAAACAAATAGTAGTACAAGTAATTCAGAGGATTTAAAGTTAAGTAGCTTTAAAAATCTTATGCAAATGATGAATAATCAAACAAATAATACAAACTTAAATAGTTATGTAAATAATCTAACAACAAAGTCATCTTCTGTTTTCAATTATGCCTAG
- a CDS encoding 7TM diverse intracellular signaling domain-containing protein, which translates to MIDSIYKVALFIIFSSNIYANILNIDENTKNINLLQYSEIYIDKTRSLTIEDIKNPNIKFEKNDKNILAYGYSPDLDVWIKITIKNNSNKPILKIIEYNNPLTTNIDFFDSNKNIHLKDGFLIDNLDKSTINPIFKIELNPNEENIYFIKATSNITTLIVDLKLWDENVFYKKEIKHQLILSLFFGAMFILGIYNLFIYVFTKDKSYLYYVLYIFGLILHHLLYIGFAKLYIFNLDTLKIIIKLAALLVALPVYFLGLFTKSFLQTIQYTKLNKVLNVFLIIIPLTVIFFLLTEEYDKHRNSLTMLFLIFLLVLTIYASLKKNKQAYFILFGWVIFLSSGLLMYLSSAGILNITSYFPYLIEVSFVLEVVIFSIALANRITNLQKEKNEANQKLIVQQENETKRLSKEVDLRTKDLKVALGEKEVLLKELNHRVKNNMQTIVSLIRLQSDEIEDEKLKDILLTTQNRIGAMGHLHELLYNQENINFINVYEYFETLVDEVKSSYDESINIHLDIKTKLKMEQAIYCGLMINELITNSFKYAFLNKKGNIYITLEKSNNILKLSVKDDGVGFDKDNTTFSLGLTLVNTLAINQLKGEMDIESKNGTSITISWNENE; encoded by the coding sequence GTGATAGATTCAATTTATAAAGTAGCTCTTTTTATAATTTTTTCATCAAATATATATGCAAATATTCTAAATATAGATGAGAATACAAAAAATATTAACTTGCTCCAATATAGCGAGATTTATATAGATAAAACTAGAAGTTTAACTATTGAAGATATTAAAAACCCAAATATCAAATTTGAAAAAAATGATAAAAATATTTTAGCTTATGGTTACTCTCCAGATTTAGATGTTTGGATAAAAATAACTATTAAAAACAATTCAAATAAACCAATTCTTAAAATTATTGAGTACAATAATCCTCTTACGACAAATATAGATTTTTTTGATTCAAATAAAAATATTCATCTTAAAGATGGTTTTTTAATCGATAATTTAGACAAATCTACAATAAATCCAATTTTTAAAATAGAACTAAATCCAAATGAAGAGAATATATATTTTATAAAAGCAACTTCGAATATAACAACTTTAATAGTTGATTTGAAACTTTGGGATGAAAATGTTTTTTATAAAAAAGAGATAAAACATCAACTAATATTATCACTTTTTTTTGGAGCAATGTTTATTTTAGGAATTTATAACCTTTTTATATATGTATTTACAAAAGATAAAAGTTATTTATATTATGTTTTATATATTTTTGGATTAATCCTTCATCATTTACTATATATAGGTTTTGCAAAGCTTTATATTTTCAATTTAGATACTCTCAAAATTATAATAAAATTAGCAGCACTTTTAGTTGCTCTTCCAGTTTATTTCCTAGGGCTTTTTACAAAAAGTTTTTTACAAACTATTCAATATACAAAATTAAATAAAGTTTTAAATGTATTTTTGATAATTATTCCTTTAACAGTCATATTTTTTCTTTTAACAGAGGAGTATGACAAACATAGAAATAGCTTAACAATGCTATTCTTAATATTTTTACTAGTACTTACAATCTATGCTTCATTAAAGAAAAATAAACAAGCATATTTTATACTTTTTGGATGGGTTATTTTTTTATCATCTGGTTTATTGATGTATTTATCAAGTGCTGGAATATTGAATATTACATCTTATTTTCCATATTTAATAGAAGTTTCATTTGTATTAGAAGTTGTAATATTTTCTATCGCTTTAGCAAATAGAATCACAAATTTACAAAAAGAAAAAAATGAAGCAAATCAAAAATTGATAGTTCAACAAGAAAATGAAACAAAGAGATTATCAAAAGAAGTAGATTTAAGAACAAAAGATTTAAAAGTTGCACTTGGAGAAAAAGAAGTTTTATTAAAAGAGTTAAATCATAGAGTTAAAAATAATATGCAAACGATTGTATCTTTGATTAGACTTCAAAGTGATGAAATTGAAGATGAAAAATTAAAAGATATTTTACTTACTACTCAAAATAGAATTGGTGCAATGGGACATCTTCATGAACTTTTATATAATCAAGAAAATATAAATTTTATAAATGTTTATGAGTATTTTGAAACACTAGTTGATGAAGTAAAATCTAGTTATGATGAGTCAATAAATATTCATCTTGATATAAAAACAAAACTAAAAATGGAACAAGCAATATATTGTGGTTTGATGATAAATGAACTTATTACAAACTCTTTTAAATACGCTTTTTTAAATAAAAAAGGAAATATTTATATAACATTAGAAAAAAGTAATAATATCCTAAAATTAAGTGTAAAAGACGACGGAGTTGGGTTTGATAAAGATAATACAACTTTTTCTTTGGGTTTAACTTTAGTAAATACTTTAGCAATTAATCAACTAAAAGGAGAAATGGATATAGAATCAAAAAATGGTACATCAATAACTATTTCTTGGAATGAAAATGAATAA
- a CDS encoding response regulator, translated as MNKEKILIIEDDSIVALDIKRILNNLEYKVTNIVSNYEDAISSIKYEKPTLVFSDINLGKDKKDGIDIINEIQKNSYISVIYLTAYSDEDTIQRAIKTNPLGYILKPFKKEDIKSTLLLALYKMKDEKFEKNISDIKLDEDYFYDLKNEILFYKSKPIKLSQKENQLLKILVEAKGRLVSFREIEYLLWQDFPVCDSTLRTLIYRLRTKLNYKIIKTIPSIGCKILNST; from the coding sequence ATGAATAAAGAAAAGATATTGATAATAGAAGATGATTCTATTGTTGCACTTGATATAAAAAGAATTCTAAATAATTTAGAATACAAAGTTACAAATATAGTTTCAAATTATGAAGATGCAATATCAAGTATAAAATATGAAAAACCAACTCTTGTTTTTTCTGATATAAACTTAGGAAAAGATAAAAAAGATGGTATAGATATAATAAATGAAATACAAAAAAATAGTTATATTTCAGTCATTTATCTTACAGCTTATAGTGACGAAGATACTATACAAAGAGCTATCAAAACAAATCCTTTAGGCTATATATTAAAACCTTTTAAAAAAGAGGATATAAAATCAACTTTACTATTAGCTTTGTATAAGATGAAAGATGAAAAGTTTGAAAAAAATATTTCAGATATAAAACTTGATGAAGATTACTTTTATGATTTAAAAAATGAGATACTTTTTTATAAATCAAAACCAATAAAATTGAGTCAAAAAGAGAATCAATTACTTAAAATTTTAGTTGAAGCTAAAGGACGACTAGTGTCTTTTAGAGAAATAGAATATTTACTTTGGCAAGATTTCCCTGTTTGTGATAGTACGCTTAGAACCTTAATTTATCGTTTAAGAACAAAGTTAAATTATAAAATAATAAAAACTATTCCAAGTATTGGGTGTAAAATTCTAAATTCAACATAA
- a CDS encoding N-acyl amino acid synthase FeeM domain-containing protein — MAYINKNISLNILQEIIKVNIYQRQNYLPKSFLSLEKQALEIFQKRVFLESILEDTISFNKKLSWEDKYKNLSLVKNAEELIEVFKLRSHVFTQINYQNEFPDIIEGLNFDIYDKNSAVIFYKNNKEVTATIRLIFDSENKLPSENKCSFDDMREKYNCIGEISRNIVKNRGQGLNLEFKYLMCGIYNVFINNNIDIALSGIKQEHLKLFKKLGGVDIYKEMPSYGSLEVPCLIISYNPKYASNFFKKVFLEE; from the coding sequence ATGGCTTACATAAACAAAAATATCTCATTAAATATACTTCAAGAAATCATCAAGGTTAATATCTATCAAAGACAAAATTATCTTCCAAAGTCTTTTTTATCTTTAGAGAAACAAGCTTTAGAAATTTTTCAAAAAAGAGTCTTTTTAGAGAGTATTTTAGAAGATACCATCTCTTTTAATAAAAAATTATCTTGGGAAGATAAATATAAAAATTTATCATTAGTTAAAAATGCAGAAGAGCTAATAGAAGTATTTAAACTAAGAAGTCATGTATTTACACAAATTAATTATCAAAACGAATTTCCAGATATAATAGAAGGATTGAATTTTGATATTTATGATAAAAATTCTGCTGTAATTTTTTATAAAAATAATAAAGAAGTAACAGCAACTATAAGACTGATTTTTGATTCAGAAAATAAACTTCCTTCTGAAAATAAATGTTCTTTTGATGATATGAGGGAAAAATATAATTGCATAGGTGAAATTTCTAGAAATATTGTAAAAAATAGAGGACAGGGATTGAACTTAGAGTTTAAGTATCTTATGTGTGGAATTTATAATGTTTTTATAAATAATAATATAGATATAGCACTCTCTGGAATAAAACAAGAACATCTAAAATTATTTAAGAAATTAGGGGGAGTTGATATTTATAAAGAAATGCCTTCTTATGGTAGCTTAGAAGTACCGTGTTTAATTATATCTTACAATCCTAAATATGCTTCAAATTTTTTCAAAAAAGTTTTTTTAGAAGAATAG
- a CDS encoding response regulator, with protein MQKEKILIVENESIVALEIKRTLEHFNFEVTDIAFDYKSAISSALSNKPDLILVDINLGKGKDGIEVVKKIQTFYDVPIIYLTAFCEDKIINKAIKTKPVSYLIKPFKREELKSNIIIALNKTSQENNIIKIGDEYHFSTKEDRLYFKAININLGLKEKLLLKKLLELRGQVVEFKELEELIWGTNDISKSTLRTLIYRLRAKFNGKFIETIPNIGCKIEV; from the coding sequence ATGCAAAAAGAAAAAATACTCATAGTTGAAAATGAAAGTATCGTAGCTCTTGAAATTAAAAGAACACTTGAACATTTTAATTTTGAAGTAACAGATATTGCTTTTGATTATAAAAGCGCTATAAGTAGCGCACTATCAAATAAACCTGATTTAATTTTAGTAGATATAAATTTAGGTAAAGGAAAAGATGGAATTGAAGTAGTAAAAAAGATTCAAACTTTTTATGATGTACCAATTATTTATTTAACTGCATTTTGTGAAGATAAAATCATAAATAAGGCAATAAAAACAAAACCAGTTAGTTATCTAATAAAACCTTTTAAAAGAGAAGAATTAAAATCAAACATAATAATTGCACTAAATAAAACTTCTCAAGAAAATAATATTATTAAAATAGGAGATGAATATCATTTTAGTACAAAAGAAGATAGGCTTTATTTTAAGGCTATCAATATAAATTTAGGTTTAAAAGAGAAATTACTACTTAAAAAACTTTTAGAGTTAAGAGGTCAAGTTGTGGAATTTAAAGAATTAGAAGAATTAATATGGGGAACTAATGATATTTCTAAAAGTACTTTACGAACACTTATATATAGACTTCGAGCAAAATTTAATGGAAAGTTTATAGAAACAATTCCAAATATTGGATGTAAAATCGAAGTATGA
- a CDS encoding YchJ family protein — translation MKISVNSLCPCGSLKKYKKCCKLFHDNIKKPSNALELMKSRFSAYAFEQSEYIIKTTHKDNPDFSTNISVWREEIEMFSKNTNFEKLEILNFEESEFEAFVTFKATLFQNNNDISFIEKSKFKKLDDIWLYVTGEFYDKDEKLLN, via the coding sequence TTGAAAATTAGTGTAAATTCTCTTTGTCCCTGTGGAAGTTTAAAAAAATACAAAAAATGTTGCAAACTTTTTCATGATAATATAAAAAAACCATCAAATGCTTTAGAACTTATGAAATCAAGATTTAGTGCTTATGCTTTTGAACAAAGTGAATATATTATAAAAACTACTCATAAAGACAATCCTGATTTTTCTACGAACATATCTGTATGGAGAGAGGAAATAGAGATGTTTTCTAAAAATACAAATTTTGAGAAATTAGAGATTTTAAACTTTGAAGAAAGTGAATTTGAAGCTTTTGTGACATTTAAAGCAACCCTATTTCAAAATAATAATGATATATCTTTTATAGAAAAAAGTAAATTTAAAAAACTTGATGATATTTGGCTTTATGTAACTGGAGAGTTTTATGATAAAGATGAAAAATTATTGAATTAG
- a CDS encoding AAA domain-containing protein, producing the protein MDINKYLILINDVDKTEEIESFDVNKNKVDVVFKSNNTKYPYSLDKVKIIENPVEVNINSCIIFSNGKQLFKISKILDFKTHLKVFFEDGSYRLYDKKHIKIEKNCLTDNKVNSVLEYLKSLAERLNNSDDKEEIGFLDKQYKKMTFISEDSVLSKYLSSSSIDTFENSSTTIFPFGFNLSQEKAVKNALTNQISIIEGPPGTGKTQTILNILSNIIMQEKTVAIVSNNNAATKNVYDKLSSYDLSFISAFLGNKDNQEEFFNNQDSNYPSFVSEKTEVDFNKLYKEVSQDSKSLKDMLSTQNELALQKQLYEEFKVEKKHFLDYYEKKDKNIEYFKTFNKYNIDSILSLWAEFENIQLLNKKITLLFKIKNFIKYRLFSFSIYKYPINSIIQCLQSLFYENKEIEITKQINTFENKLSNFDFENKMKLYTQKSIFLLKRFIANKYKFANKRTSFNSDVLWKDFGSFIEEYPIVLSTTHSLRNSTGNSYLYDYLIIDESSQVDVLSGSLALSCAKNVVIVGDLKQLPHVITNETKDLIQIVYNQYKVDEAYHYDNNLLLSITKIFKDVPKTLLKEHYRCNPKIIGFCNKKFYNNELIVLTKFKNENESPLVLFNTAEGNHARGKYNQRQIDVITNEILPNLNDSSIGIISPFRKQVNKINEEYKNNKEIEVDTVHKYQGREKNIIILSTVVNDEDEFADDKNLLNVAISRAVDKLYVVVSDREKNQNMKDLVGYIKYYNCDIVESKIYSIFDLLYKSYSSHLNKYQQKYKNVSEHKSENLMSLIIDEVLKDDNFLHLDVVLHRQLRVIIKDFTLLNEEETKFVNNENTHIDFLIYSKINKQIVLAIEVDGYKYHENSQIQLKRDKLKDEILEKYNIPIIRFATNASQESKKLKECLKKLV; encoded by the coding sequence ATGGATATAAATAAATATTTAATTCTAATAAATGATGTTGATAAAACAGAAGAGATTGAAAGTTTTGATGTTAATAAAAATAAAGTTGATGTAGTTTTTAAAAGTAACAATACAAAATACCCATATAGTTTAGATAAAGTTAAGATAATTGAAAATCCTGTAGAAGTAAATATAAATAGTTGTATTATTTTTTCAAATGGGAAACAATTATTTAAGATATCTAAAATTCTTGATTTTAAAACTCACTTGAAAGTTTTTTTTGAAGATGGCAGTTATAGATTGTATGATAAAAAGCATATTAAAATAGAAAAAAACTGTTTAACTGATAATAAGGTAAATAGTGTATTAGAGTATTTAAAAAGTTTAGCAGAAAGATTAAATAATAGTGATGATAAAGAAGAAATTGGATTTTTAGATAAACAATATAAAAAAATGACTTTCATAAGTGAAGATAGTGTTTTATCTAAATATTTAAGTTCTAGTAGTATTGATACATTTGAAAATAGTTCTACAACTATTTTCCCATTTGGATTCAACCTAAGCCAAGAAAAAGCTGTAAAAAATGCACTAACAAATCAAATAAGTATTATAGAAGGACCTCCAGGTACTGGTAAAACACAAACTATATTAAATATTTTATCAAATATTATAATGCAAGAAAAAACAGTTGCTATTGTGTCAAATAATAATGCAGCAACAAAAAATGTATATGATAAATTAAGTAGTTACGATTTATCTTTTATATCAGCTTTTTTGGGTAATAAAGATAATCAAGAAGAGTTTTTTAATAATCAAGATAGCAATTATCCAAGTTTTGTAAGTGAAAAAACTGAGGTTGATTTTAATAAACTATATAAAGAAGTAAGCCAAGATAGTAAATCTCTTAAAGATATGTTATCTACTCAGAATGAACTAGCATTACAAAAGCAACTATATGAAGAATTTAAAGTAGAAAAAAAACACTTTTTAGATTACTATGAAAAAAAAGATAAAAATATAGAATATTTTAAAACTTTCAACAAGTATAATATTGATTCTATACTTTCTTTATGGGCAGAGTTTGAGAATATTCAACTTTTAAATAAAAAAATAACGCTTTTGTTTAAAATAAAGAATTTCATAAAATATAGGCTCTTTTCTTTTTCAATTTATAAATATCCAATAAACTCTATAATTCAATGTCTTCAAAGTTTATTTTATGAAAATAAAGAGATTGAAATAACTAAACAAATAAATACTTTTGAAAATAAATTATCAAATTTTGATTTTGAAAATAAAATGAAGTTATATACTCAAAAGTCAATATTTTTATTAAAAAGGTTTATCGCAAATAAATATAAATTTGCCAATAAGAGAACAAGTTTTAATAGTGATGTCTTATGGAAAGATTTTGGAAGTTTTATTGAAGAATATCCTATTGTTTTAAGTACAACTCATTCCTTAAGAAACTCTACTGGAAATAGTTATTTATATGATTATTTAATAATAGATGAATCTTCTCAAGTTGATGTGCTTTCAGGTTCTTTAGCTTTATCTTGTGCAAAAAATGTGGTTATTGTTGGTGACCTAAAACAACTACCTCATGTAATTACAAATGAAACAAAAGATTTAATTCAAATTGTTTACAATCAATATAAAGTTGATGAAGCATATCATTATGATAATAACTTGTTGCTATCTATTACTAAAATTTTTAAAGATGTTCCAAAAACACTTTTAAAAGAGCACTATAGATGTAATCCAAAAATTATAGGTTTTTGTAATAAAAAATTTTATAATAACGAGCTAATAGTTTTAACAAAATTTAAAAATGAAAATGAATCACCTTTAGTTTTGTTTAATACGGCAGAAGGAAATCATGCAAGAGGAAAATACAATCAACGTCAAATTGACGTAATTACTAACGAGATATTACCTAATTTAAATGATAGTAGCATAGGAATAATCTCTCCTTTTAGAAAACAAGTAAATAAAATAAATGAAGAGTATAAAAATAATAAAGAAATAGAAGTTGATACTGTACATAAATATCAAGGTCGTGAAAAAAATATAATCATTTTAAGTACAGTAGTAAATGATGAAGATGAATTCGCTGATGATAAGAACTTGTTAAATGTTGCTATTTCAAGAGCTGTAGATAAGCTTTATGTAGTAGTTTCAGATAGAGAAAAGAATCAAAACATGAAAGATTTAGTAGGATATATTAAGTATTATAATTGTGATATTGTAGAAAGTAAAATTTACTCAATATTTGATTTACTTTATAAAAGCTATTCTTCTCATCTAAATAAGTATCAACAAAAATATAAAAATGTATCTGAACATAAATCTGAAAATTTGATGAGTCTTATAATTGATGAAGTACTGAAAGATGATAACTTTCTTCACTTAGATGTGGTATTACATAGACAATTACGTGTGATAATTAAAGATTTTACTTTACTAAATGAAGAAGAAACTAAATTTGTAAATAATGAAAATACTCATATAGACTTTTTAATATATAGCAAAATTAATAAACAGATTGTATTGGCAATTGAAGTTGATGGTTATAAGTATCATGAGAATAGTCAAATTCAACTAAAGCGTGATAAATTAAAAGATGAAATATTAGAGAAATATAATATTCCAATAATAAGATTTGCAACTAATGCCAGTCAAGAAAGTAAAAAATTAAAAGAATGTTTAAAAAAGCTTGTATAA
- the hpf gene encoding ribosome hibernation-promoting factor, HPF/YfiA family, which yields MNTSIVGRHINLTDAIKDYVNSSVEVFKKYNLDIISVTSTISADEKQGKKAFSFEFTLNIANIDTVVVKQKDKDLYAAIDIAVDRVSKVLRRHHDKIASHKATKLSEVEVNEIEDKIAKELEKFEDEIMPVRLTSYKPIDIEEALEELKNSTAVFKVFYDKDDNMRVLYKSSIPGKFGLY from the coding sequence ATGAATACAAGCATTGTAGGAAGACACATAAATTTAACGGATGCGATAAAAGATTATGTTAATAGTTCAGTTGAAGTGTTTAAAAAATATAATTTAGATATTATTTCTGTTACTTCTACTATTTCTGCAGATGAAAAACAAGGTAAAAAAGCATTTTCATTCGAATTTACTTTAAATATTGCAAATATTGATACTGTTGTTGTAAAACAAAAAGATAAAGATTTATATGCAGCAATCGATATTGCTGTTGATAGAGTATCAAAAGTTTTAAGAAGACATCATGATAAAATAGCTTCTCACAAAGCAACAAAACTTAGTGAAGTTGAAGTAAATGAGATTGAAGATAAAATTGCAAAAGAACTTGAAAAATTTGAAGATGAAATAATGCCAGTTAGACTTACTTCATATAAACCAATAGATATTGAAGAGGCACTTGAAGAGTTAAAAAATTCAACTGCTGTATTCAAAGTTTTCTATGATAAAGATGATAATATGAGAGTTTTATATAAAAGTTCAATCCCAGGTAAATTTGGGTTGTATTAA